cgccggcgtactcatccgcagtcttcgtccctcggacgcaccgcgtgccatccttctcactagctgcgtctcttgctcctcgagcagtcttccgctctggttttcgtccctcggaaccaccgtacacttccttctcgttcgccggtgtactcttccgcagcgcatcatccctcggatgcaccgcatgccgtccttctcgctagctgcgtcttccactcgactacctgtgcttctaagctcctgcacacttagacacaaggttagaaacacacaagaccttacttaacttattgatcacaccaaaacaaccttggggctcCAACAACAGTTTCAAGGCTGGAAGATCTAGGCCTGGTGTCAAGGGTTCGACATTATACAAGTCTTCACATCCGTGGCATacccgcaaagtaatggtcaaacAGAAGTTATTAACTGAGAAATTGTGCGAGGACTGAAGGTTAATTTGGATCACGTTGGAGGAGATTGGGTTGAAGAATTGCAAAGTATTCTCTGGACCTACCGTACAACGGCCCGAGAGAGCACAGGCCTTACCCCGTTTCATCTAGTTTACGACAATGAGGCAGTGGTACCTATAGAGATCGAGGTGCCTTCAAATAAGAGAATGTTATACGATGAGGAGAATGCCGAGCGACGACTTGCAGAGCTGGACTTTATTAGTGAAACTCGCGAGCGGATGGCAGCTAGGCTAGCGGCTTACCGACAAAGGATGAGGCAGAATTATGATAGAAAGGTGGTTCCTCATTTCTTCGTAGAAGGGGACATGGTCTGGAAGCAAGCAAAGCCTGTCGGGGATGTAGCCAAAATAGCATCCCAATGGGATGGGCCTTATACAGTTGTTAAAAAGTTGGCATCCGGTGCCTATTACCTGTAGGACAGTTGGGGTAAGAAACTAAACCGACCTTGGAGCGCTAACTATCTACGGCCTTATCACACatagataactttattttttacAAAGTTTAAACCCAATAAGTGTGGATCTGATGGAGGCAGGATAAGTCAGGTCGAGAATACTGGCCCGATAAGTCAGATCAGGAATAATGGCCCGACCAGTCAGTAAAAATGTTTACCTAGTTAGGATTGTTATGTCCATACTCTTCGTAAATTATCAGACTCATTCAAGATAGATAACAATAGACGGGATGGAAAATTAAGCATAGAATTGTTCAGTTTACATAGTTTACAAACACAAATTACTTAAAGGCGGAGAAGACTTCGTCAGGTATTTTTTCTAAAATACGACGGTGATCTAAGAAGTCTTCGGGGGGAGCGGAATTAAGGTATCCTTGTTCATATAGTTGTCGCAAGGCCCCTGCCACACCATAAGCTATGGAGGTCACGAAGCGATCCCCTACTTGGACACCAAACTCCCTGGAATGGAGGTAGGCCTCTTGGCTCAACCTATAGTGCTCATTTTCTCCTGCCCAATATATTTCCAGCGCTGTGGTGACTCCAGAAGAAGCAGAGCGGGCTTAGGCTAATTCAGTCTGCATCGCACGCAATTCTGCTGCGACAAAGCCCATTCCATTCTTCGATCATGATATGGTGCATGATAGTAGGTTCGGATAGCTGATGTGGTTGGAAGTCAAGCCCAcggggcggtcagaagtcaagcccacaagacggtcagaagtcaagctcacgtgacggtcagaagtcaaggctacgtggcggtcaaaagtcaagtctACGTGGTGGTCAAAGGTCCGACCTACGTGATGGTCAGAAGTCCAAATTACAGGATGATCCAGGTTGGACATAAGTGACATTCAGGGGTTAGGCCTACATGGTGAGTAGGTAAGATGTACGATTCAGGACTTacgggatacaggtcaggacttacagaCATGTAGAACAGGATATACGGACcaggacgtacaggtcgggatatgtggACTAAGGCTTATAGGTCAGGATTTACAAGATGAGACAGACAGAACAGAAAATGTGGGCCAAGACATACGATTCAGGACTTACGGGATATAGGTTAGGACTTACAGACATGCAGAACAGGATATACGGACcaagacgtacaggtcgggatatacggACCAGGTCGTACAGGTGGGATATGaggactaaggcttacaggtcaggatttaaaTGATGAGACAGGCAGAATAGGAAATGAGGGTCAAGCTAGACATACGATTCAGGACGTACATGATAAAATACGGAGCAGGGTTGTGCATACGGGACGAGACTTGAGGAGCGACAAGCGAAGGCCTCGATTGGCAGGGCGGTAGGCGCAGGTCTAGATCTACCGGGATAGATCGAATGGCAAATGCAGGGCGGGACGTACAGATCTGGATTTACGGGACAACAAATAGGGAATGCGCTAGGGAATGCAGGTCTGTGCCTATAGGTCAAGATTTGCTAGTACGAGGACCCAGTCTAAGGTCAACAGACCGGGGGCGGACATACACTATATGATTTAACAGACCGAAGCAAGCATACACTATACAACTTAACAGGCTGGTGCAAGCATACACTATACGACAATCAAGCCAGGGAATTGTAAAAacgtcagagaataatcaccgcatgtcagggaatatgctaatggTCTAGGGCTCATTGCCCGTCGATTCCTCCTTAAACCTATAAGAAGATGTCATGTGTCATTTACCGccagacaaatcctgacacccgatattccctgacacacgtcagactccagaagtacCTACTACCATATAAAAAGGGAGACTTTGTctctacgcaggtacgctcactcgtctttcacacttgtcttttacttttcgtcctttcactgtgcttctgaggaaaaagtatctgacttgagcgtcggagggcctgacccggagactttttccctagttcttGGTCTTTAACGACCTGAGTGCTTGTCTGAATGTGTGCAAAACCCTCGCCTCATTGTCCCAGTCATTCCATAGGTACCAGATCAACTAGGCGTCACCGCAACTTTCCGTCAACAGCGAGGACAACTCGATTAACAtctgtccgactcagcttccggatgaGATCAGATCATGATGAGCAATCGACAAAAGATCAGCCTCGGGTGCATAACCTCTGCTAGTTTCACCAGACAAAAGCTCAAGAAATCAAAGGTTCCAAGAAAGGTGTCTAGGAAAAGTGGTGGCAACAGTTAAGGCGTTTCTCCCTTTTTCTCGCTTTCTTTGGACCGATTCAATTGGTCCGGTTGAAATAATTGTAGTGTATCCATTGATATATTTAATTAACCGCAAAAACACAATAACTAGTCGATAGGTTTAGTCAGGTCGGTGATTGGAATTAAACACTGCATGTCCCTAGAGAGGAAGGTATAAGCTTTGACAAAGACCCATATGTCAGACACGGCAAGGTTAGATTGACGATGAAACATGACCTTTCTTTATGCAAAGTGAAGAAGAAGTCAAGTGATAGAGTCCTACAATTTCtattctttctttgtgaataatttAAGAATTTGATTCACTTCTTGCTTTAATTTATCGATGCCTCTTTACTCGCCATTGCGGTGGTTTCATCATTGTAAGCATCTGAAGCTAACTTTATCGAATTCTATATATAGTGAGTTAGGTTTAGTAATTCTCTACAGCTTGGAATCAACGAAACATGTCGACGACAAACTGCGTGGAACTTGTCCTCCATAATGGTCAGACGGCGAAGGAGCCCATTCCTGTCTTCGATCGTGATGAGCAGATTCAGGTACTGCTTCATTTATACTTTCTCTTCTGGTTCATCGTGTATTCGTGTTAATTTATGGGTTACAACTGGGATCAACAGCCACCGCCACCGCCagcatcagaagaagaagaaaacaagatcATGAAAGATAAAGAGATCAATCATCAGGGGCCCGAACAGGATAGCACCCACTCGTCTGACTTCATCACCCAGCAGATCAAGGAGATGCGCGGCATGCTCATGATCGTCGCCACCCTCCTCCTGCAAATGTCGTACCAAGCGGGCCTAAACCCTCCCGGTGGTTTCTGGCAGGACGACCCGTCGCCCACCGCCGCCCGGTCCAGCACCATGACCGCCTCATCGTTTGCCCCGGCTCCTCTCGGAGGAGAAAATGGCGGCGATGCCGTGGTGCCGCTGCCGTACCAGGCAGGGGATCCCATCATGCGGTTCAAGAACCATAGACGATACCGCGAATTCGAGATCCTGAACTCGATGTCCCTGGCGTATTCCTCGGTGCTGATTCTGATCCTGCTGGTTCTGTCGTTGGTCCCGGACTCGAAGGCGAGCAGGCTTGGCTTGGTGGTGGCGGTGGGCATCATGTACTTGGATCTGCTAACCATCCTGGCTGCGTACAACACTGGAGCGGTCACCCCCGAGAATCGCATCATCTCGCTGATACCTTATATTGCGACGGTGGTGGTGTTCGTGGTAGCGTATACTATAGTTTTGGGAGTTTTGAAGACGAAGATGCAGTTTCTATTCCTGATGAATCACTTTTTCAAAAGAGCATAACTTTGAACTCTGAGCCTAAGAATAATGCTAGCTAACGTCGTTgagttatattttttttttccttttttggtaagaaaaatgtatTACTAGTTTAAGGAGGATCCTCTTGTCCGACGTCACAAAATAACTAATTACTGAATTCAAAGAATTAAGAAAGGATGAGGTGTCGAGCGAGAAAACGAAATCTTTTAAAAAGGTAAACAGTCGAGAGGATTGTAGACTTATCAATTTAATCTTCTGCGTATGAATaatataacattagattaaaTTGTTTGTGCTCTTTATTCGTTATAGACCGTATTTTAACTGAAGGGTAAGTATTTGGCCCTACTGAATACTCAAATTTTCAATGGTGAAGGTAGCACTTTTTTGTTTAGTTTCCGCATCAAAAGATTAGTTACATCAAATTCAAGTCGAACCAATCGAATTAGGAAATTTGAttcaaatgattcagaaatttatttatttattttttaaaatcttaattatttcagTTTTTTTTGGATTCTGTctagattttaaaattcaaaaattgattAAATCGAATATCCTCAATCgactcatattatatatatatatataattaggtaATTAAATATATTAAGAAGTATTATAATCTTAGATGGTGAGCAATCAAAAATCTAAAAACATAGTCATGAAAAACTTTCATCGCTAATTAGtaacaaaatttaaaacaaacaaaGTAATCGTCACAAATTAGCAACGAAAATTATGACAAAATAAATTTTATCCTTAAATTAGCAACAAATCTAATTCGTCATAGAATTCCTCCCTAAAATAAATTTGTCACAAAATTCATCATCAAACTTAGAGTTTTATGTTATTTTTCATGTTCATATTTTGGTCGGGATCTCAAATTTGACGACTAATTTGACGATGAATCCTAGATTCATTTCCAATTTGATGACAAATCTAGGATTCATTACCAAATTGACCACAAATTATGGATTTATAGCCAAAGTGGCAACAAATTTAGGATTCGTCACTAagtttaatgttatttatcatgttcctATTTTGGTCGGTATCTCATATTTGGTTAAGTCAATGAATCAAGTATTCATtgtaaattttgcaacgaattatgGATTCGTTGCTAAATTTAAAGATTTTTGCCTAGTTTTGTTGGGATATCAAATTTTGATTCATCatcaaatttgcaacgaatctaTGATTAGTTGCTAAATTGGCAACAAATTCTAGATTAATTGTCCATTTGGCGACGAATTACTATTCATTGTCAAATACTAGCTTAACAAATTTTTGCGATCCCCTTCAACCCCCAAATCTACTCGATTCCCCCTACTCCCCCGATCCCCCAACTCCCTTGATCAGGAGCGAAAACGACGACGACGAACGTGAGCTTGGAGAGGTGTAGCAGTAAGCGTCCTTTCCTCTCTCCACTCCTCCAATCTCATTGAGAGCTGCTTTTCCCCCTCTCCCGGGTCAACGCACACCCCCTCCACCTTCCCCTCTCTCCCTGCCAAAAGACGCATGTAGCcttctctatattttttttttattttttttatttcatttaattccgatttagttttaattttttaattaattttatttaaaaataactctcatataattatatttttaattttattttttaattaatttaatttattattttttatcaatactttatttttcaattttatataaattttatttagtttttattttttaattaatttaattaattattttttatcaatactttatttttcaattttatataaattttatttagtttttattttttaattaatttaatttattatttttttcataatacttatattttttcaattgatttttttaaattttatttttttattaatttttttaatcaatttctttatcaattttttatcagttttatttttttcaataatttttttatatgtttataatcttttatttatttttagtttatatttaaaactaaaaaaatactatcaattaataatgaacacattcataacttaggaacaaacatatttttttcaaatgaagagtacatgtaataatacaaaaaaaacataaaaacatataaaaatagaaatcttaatcaatattgcctccaaattctgctcTCGATGCGTTTAGTGGTGGTGCACCTATTACTTCGTACCACAAATGAGCGCGTGTTTTGTAACGAGTGACCcatttaaagggagagaagattatgacatgtgttaatagttggatgcgggtaatttaagtgtcaaattaggaatgtaatttaaagaaagggagtaatttaaaattatataaaattaaaaaaattaaaaattttgataaaaaaaataataaacaaaattgattaaagaaataaaactaaataaatattaaaaaatttaaaaaataataaattaattaattaaaaataaaactaaataaaaattaaataaaattaaaaaaatataagtattaatgaaaaaataataaacaaaattaattaaaaaataaaattaaataaaattaaaaatatatataagtattaatgaaaaataataaataaaattgattaaaactttaaactaaataaaaattttaaaatatataaactaaataaaaattttaaaatatataagtatgaatgaaaaaaattaaaaataaaattaattttaaaactaaataaaattaaactaaataaaaatttaaaaatatataagtatgaataaaaattaattaattaaaaataaaaaataaaaattaatttaaaattaaaaattaaaaatatgtaaGTATGAATACATaagtatgaattaaaaaaatttaaaataaaatttttaaaaaaaaaacaaaaaaataaacaagaGGTTACATGCGTCTTTTGGCGGGGGAGAGAGGGGAGGTTGAGGGGGTGTGAGTTGAGGCCGCCACACCCTCGAGGCTGGCTATGCTGAGGCTAGCCGGCCGATTCCCTACCTAGGATATGCCACAACAACTCAATGAGAACTGGTTGTTCCTGAGCTATAATTTTTTACATCCGGACAACAGCTTCATCCTCTGATTTCGGATAGCTTGAGTTGATTTCATTTGTGTTGGGATTGATTGTTTCATGTATGATTGTGTCTTCGATGCATTGGTTGTTTGAATGAGTTTATGTTGATTAATTGTGGTAGATCCAATGTTTCATGCTTAAGGGTTCTTGTATTTGATTCGAATATGTTGATGCTTGTTAAGTGTTTGATGGAATTCCCCTTTCATTCCCTTTGATTTGGTTAATGTAATTTAGATGTTAAAAATTCTACATTGTTAGTTAGTTCTTAGGGAGTGCTTGGTTGGAGGGAATGGAAATGAGGAATGGGAAAGGGATTGAAAGTTTGTGTTTGGAATGTTAATATTTGGAATGGGAATGGTGGGGCCCACGGATTCAAACCCCCAAATATGGGATTTGGCCATTACCAAGTAAAATGGGGGGAATGGGAATGGTGGGGTCCACGGATTCAAAACTCCTCATTCCCATTCTTACTTCAATGAATCCCATTCCTAATCTCATTCCCTTCCACAAACCAAGCACCCCCTTAGTTGCTTATTATGTTTCTATTTTGTTCAATCATTGAATGCTTGTAGGTTAGTTTAGAATAGTTTGCTTATCATTTAATTCAGATTATTTAATGCCTAATGTATTTTAATTGATGTTATTAATTTTTGTTACATATTTTAATTGGATTGAAAATAGTTTAAATTAGAATAGAAAAGTTTTGaggtataaaaagaatttatttaagCGTCGGGATTTAACTGATGAGTTTAAAGTTAGGTTggaataatttttgaattttgtgaCTAGTAATGTTGAGATTATGGATAAGGATAAGATAAGATGTTTGTGTAAAAAATGTCACAATGGTAAATCTGTTAggatcgatttgtagctagaggggagggtgaatagctcgccgCGTTCGTTGTCTTGATTCTtcgtgatgatgtgcagcgaaaaagaACTCGAagcaaacactcacaatgctaacaagaggatttacttggtatccacctcaagaagaggtgactaatccaaggatccacacatgatgCACTCTCCACTAAAAAAACATCTTTCTcgataactaccggaggtggagaaacctcatacaaactcacacaagcatacaactcgaaacaagaagtaaatacaagataatacaaatgaaaaactttCTTGCTTGAACCCTtgtagcttgtagatgcctctgGACCCTTtgaaaagtgcaacaacacttctctTCCAAGCTCTTAGTTCGGCGATGAGTCGTAGTGAAGAATCGTGTAAGCACTGCGGAGAAGAAAGCTTGCCACAACTTTATACCCGTTGCTTCTAGGGCTCTCAATTGATtgagcttgctctcaatcgattgccatgtaAGATCCTAGCGATCTCAACCATCCAAAACCTATATACTGCACAACGGttgtttcccaatcgattgaccaattgattggggaggcttgaatcgatcggctcaTCAATTGGGGAGAAGCTTTCTGTGCTCGCGACatttgctcccaattgatcgaccgatcgattaggccGTTGCTTGTCGCAGCactctctcaatcgatc
This window of the Zingiber officinale cultivar Zhangliang chromosome 3B, Zo_v1.1, whole genome shotgun sequence genome carries:
- the LOC121968210 gene encoding uncharacterized protein LOC121968210 is translated as MSTTNCVELVLHNGQTAKEPIPVFDRDEQIQPPPPPASEEEENKIMKDKEINHQGPEQDSTHSSDFITQQIKEMRGMLMIVATLLLQMSYQAGLNPPGGFWQDDPSPTAARSSTMTASSFAPAPLGGENGGDAVVPLPYQAGDPIMRFKNHRRYREFEILNSMSLAYSSVLILILLVLSLVPDSKASRLGLVVAVGIMYLDLLTILAAYNTGAVTPENRIISLIPYIATVVVFVVAYTIVLGVLKTKMQFLFLMNHFFKRA